The sequence TGCAAGACGATTAATGGATTTATTTACTTGCGAAGGTAGTGGTGTAATAATATTATTGATATGCAATTCAGCCGATACGTTTGTTGTTATTAAACAGCAAAAGAGTAATTTTAGTGGAGATGGTTTCACTGTGATTACCTAATATTCTATAATAATAATGATTATATTTTATCATAAAAATAAAATGATGGAATAGTATTATTTATGTTACAATACTGTTTATTATCATTTTTATGCTGTGAATGATGGAAATTTTACTTTATTTATTAATTGGTAGCGTGTCAGGTTTTTTTGCTGGTTTGTTTGGCATTGGCGGTGGGTTAATTATTATCCCTTGTCTCTATTTTGTATTTAATTATATTTTACATTATGACCCATCAATTATTATGCACTTAGCTGTTGGTACTGCGTTGGCGAGTATTGTCATCAGTAGTTTAAGTTCAGCATTATCCCATCACAAAAAAGGTGCAATTGTTTGGTCGGTGGTTAAAGTATTTGTGCCATTTATGTTACTTGGTTCATTACTAGGTGCTTGGATTGCTAATCAACTCAGTTCAGCCAATATGCAATTAGTGATTGGTTTATTTGCATTTTGGACAGCTTATGGTATGTTAAAAAAGAAAAACATTATTGAAGCTGAAACAATGAATTTACCGAACGTTTGGACGATGCGTGTAGTTGGTGGTGCAATTGGTGTAGCATCATCGATTTTTGGTATAGCAGGGGGAAGTATTATTGTTCCTTATTTAAATCGTTGTGGTATGTTAATACAGCGTGCAGTAGCGACTTCATCTGCGTGTGGTGTACCAATTTCGATTATGGGGGCGATCGGTTATTTATGGTTTGGCTCACAACATAGTATTCAAGCACCTAATAGTTTAGGTTATGTACACATTTATGCCTTTTTAGGTATTAGCATTGCCAGTTTTATGACAGCAAAATTAGGGGTTAAAGTGGCTCATGCTATTTCTGCACAAAAACTTAAAAAATATTTTGCTATTGAATTATTATTAGTCGGTTGCTATTTTATTTATCAATGGTTGCGAGTATTCTTTTATTGAGCGATTTGATATAAGTAATAAATTGCAATATAGCGTCCTGTTTTAGCAATACTGACTAAGAGTAAAAATCTAATAAAATGTTCTTTGAGTATGCCTGCGATTAAAGTTAAAGGGTCGCCAATGATCGGTAGCCAACTGAATAATAAGCTGAAATAGCCATATTTTTGGTAGTGATGTTTAGCTTTTTGGATTTGTTGTGGTGAAAAAGGAAACCATTTTTTGTGTTGGAAACGTTGCAGTTGGGTACCAATATACCAATTAAAACACGAGCCTAAAATATTACCTAAACTGGCACACAAGATTAACAATTCAATTGT comes from Moraxella sp. ZY210820 and encodes:
- a CDS encoding sulfite exporter TauE/SafE family protein, which translates into the protein MEILLYLLIGSVSGFFAGLFGIGGGLIIIPCLYFVFNYILHYDPSIIMHLAVGTALASIVISSLSSALSHHKKGAIVWSVVKVFVPFMLLGSLLGAWIANQLSSANMQLVIGLFAFWTAYGMLKKKNIIEAETMNLPNVWTMRVVGGAIGVASSIFGIAGGSIIVPYLNRCGMLIQRAVATSSACGVPISIMGAIGYLWFGSQHSIQAPNSLGYVHIYAFLGISIASFMTAKLGVKVAHAISAQKLKKYFAIELLLVGCYFIYQWLRVFFY
- a CDS encoding YqaA family protein, yielding MSYFTLFITAFLAGSLFPAQSEALLITLLSQHRYTIELLILCASLGNILGSCFNWYIGTQLQRFQHKKWFPFSPQQIQKAKHHYQKYGYFSLLFSWLPIIGDPLTLIAGILKEHFIRFLLLVSIAKTGRYIAIYYLYQIAQ